One Mugil cephalus isolate CIBA_MC_2020 chromosome 8, CIBA_Mcephalus_1.1, whole genome shotgun sequence genomic window carries:
- the LOC125012688 gene encoding LOW QUALITY PROTEIN: nuclear factor 7, brain-like (The sequence of the model RefSeq protein was modified relative to this genomic sequence to represent the inferred CDS: deleted 1 base in 1 codon) → MAERAVLESYLSCHVCSETFRDPVSLSCNHNFCSSCLQKFWEQAKNKNCPICKRKSSKENPWVNFTLKELSDSFGGRQKSGTSETEKGKEKSLMEVCSKHKEEEPKLFCEDEQRAVCPVCDSSLHHNHKVVPIEQAVSDLKEQLKSELKSLEDKRNKYKQVEKTYNKVIEHSKKQLLSTERQIRAEFNKLHQFLKEEEESRLAALREEEEQKEKTVGREIKRIQEQISSLSDSISAVEEELQKHQVPFLSSYKATQTRARAQCSLSDPQLVSGVLIDVAKHLGNLAFRVWEKMEEKVHFSPVILDPNTAYPILYLSDDLTSVIHGDTKQQLPNNPERFTLYATLLGSEGFSSGKHSWEVEVGDHPAWSVGLAKESVDRTGKSPASPKSGIWRLRRCDGTYYNVISQTVTVNKSLQRIRVQLDYDRGEVSFYNSEDMTLIYTHRDTFTEKLFPYFSVGKAGAAKTSDIRIRK, encoded by the exons ATGGCTGAGAGAGCTGTTCTTGAA AGTTATCTGAGCTgccatgtgtgttcagagactttcagagatcctgtgtctctgagctgcaaccacaacttctgttcaagctgcctgcagaaattctgggaacaagctaaaaacaaaaactgtcctatttgtaaaagaaaatcctcCAAAGAGAACCCTTGGGTGAACTTTACACTGAAGGAATTGTCTGACTCCTTTGGTGGAAGACAGAAATCTGGaacatctgagacagaaaaggggaaagagaagTCATTAATGGAGGTTtgtagtaaacacaaagaagaagagcctAAACTGTTCTGTGAGGATGAGCAGAGAGCTGTGTGTCCTGTCTGTGACTCTTCTCTCCACCACAATCACAAAGTGGTTCCTATAGAACAAGCAGTCAGTgacctgaaggagcagctgaaatctgagttaaagtctctggaggacaagaggaacaaatacaaacaagtgGAGAAAACATACAATAAGGTGATTGAACACTCCaagaagcagctgctgtccacagagaggcagatcagagcagagttcaacaagctccaccagttcctgaaagaggaagaggagtccagactggcagctctgagggaggaagaggagcagaaggagaagactgtgggcagagagataaagaggattcaggagcagatctcctctctgtcagacagtatctctgctgttgaagaagagctgcagaaacaccagGTGCCATTCCTCAGCAGTTATAAAGCCACTcagaccagagccagagcccaGTGCTCACTGTCAGATCCACAGCTGGTCTCTGGAGTCCTGATAGATGTTGCCAAAcacctgggcaacctggccttcagagtctgggagaagatggaggagaaggtccacttcagtcctgtcattctggacccAAACACTGCATATCCCATTCTCTatctgtctgatgatctgaccagtgtgatacatggagacacaaagcagcagcttcCTAACAATCCAGAGAGATTCACTCTTTATGCCACTCTTCTAGGCTCTGAGGGCTTCAgctcagggaaacacagctgggaggtggaggtgggagatcaTCCTGCCTGGAGTGTTGGTTTAGCTAAAGAGTCAGTTGACAGGACGGGAAAGAGCCCAGCTTCACCAAAATCTGGAATCTGGCGTTTAAGGCGTTGTGATGGAACATACTATAATGTTATTAGTCAGACTGTGACAGTGAATAAGagtctccagaggatcagagtccAGCTGGACTATGACAGGGGGGAGGTGTCCTTCTACAACTCTGAAGACATGACTCTCATctacactcacagagacactttcactgagaaactctTCCCATATTTCAGTGTTGGAAAAGCTGGTGCTGCCAAAACCTCtgatatcagaatcagaaagtga